A DNA window from Moorella thermoacetica contains the following coding sequences:
- the paaI gene encoding hydroxyphenylacetyl-CoA thioesterase PaaI — protein sequence MDALEAIKEKFARDTFPRSLGIELLELAPGYARVALKLGENMVNFHGIVHGGAIFTLADTALGLASNSHGDAAVALTVTINYLAPARPGDSLVATAEEEHLTRRTGVYRIRVTTGSGENIALARGTVYRKQVIK from the coding sequence ATGGATGCCCTCGAGGCTATCAAAGAAAAGTTTGCGCGAGATACTTTCCCCAGGTCCCTGGGCATTGAACTCCTGGAGCTGGCCCCCGGCTATGCCCGGGTGGCCCTGAAGCTGGGAGAAAATATGGTCAACTTCCACGGTATCGTTCATGGGGGTGCCATCTTTACCCTGGCTGACACCGCCCTGGGCCTGGCCAGCAACTCCCACGGCGATGCGGCCGTGGCCCTGACAGTCACCATAAACTACCTCGCCCCGGCCCGCCCGGGGGACAGCCTGGTGGCTACTGCCGAGGAAGAGCACCTCACCCGCCGCACCGGGGTTTACCGGATAAGGGTTACCACTGGCAGCGGCGAAAACATCGCCCTGGCCCGGGGAACCGTCTACCGGAAACAAGTAATAAAATAG
- a CDS encoding glycerate kinase, producing MRRIVIAPDSFKESLSAPEVAAAIAQGIHRVLPEVETVNVPMADGGEGLTATLVAATGGREMTATVTGPLGEPVQASWGILGDGITAVVEMAQASGLPLVPREKRNPLVTTTYGTGELIHQALEAGCRRLIVGIGGSATNDGGAGMARALGVKLLDAEGADIPPGAGGLERLERIDIQGLDPRVKEVEILVACDVDNPLCGPRGASAVYGPQKGATPEMIPRLDAALARLADIVARDLKVDVRELPGAGAAGGLGAGLVAFLGATLRRGIELVIEAVNLDGILAAGADLVITGEGEINRQTAYGKVPAGVAGVAAKYGIPVVALVGSIGEGASAVYDHGIQGFMSIVPRPVPLSYCLENAASLLADAAERLMRLLSINIKK from the coding sequence ATGCGTCGTATTGTTATTGCCCCCGACTCTTTCAAAGAGAGTTTATCGGCCCCGGAAGTCGCCGCGGCCATAGCTCAAGGTATCCATCGGGTCCTGCCGGAGGTGGAAACCGTCAACGTGCCCATGGCCGACGGTGGTGAAGGCCTGACAGCCACCCTGGTAGCTGCTACCGGCGGCCGGGAGATGACCGCCACCGTCACCGGCCCCCTGGGGGAACCGGTCCAGGCCTCCTGGGGTATCCTGGGGGACGGTATCACGGCCGTAGTGGAGATGGCCCAGGCTTCCGGCCTGCCCCTGGTACCCCGGGAAAAACGCAATCCCCTGGTTACCACCACCTATGGTACAGGTGAACTCATCCACCAGGCCCTGGAGGCAGGTTGCCGGCGGCTGATTGTGGGCATCGGCGGAAGCGCTACCAATGACGGCGGTGCCGGCATGGCCCGGGCCCTGGGGGTAAAGCTGCTGGATGCAGAGGGCGCTGACATCCCCCCCGGGGCTGGAGGACTGGAACGCCTGGAGCGCATCGATATCCAGGGCCTGGACCCGAGGGTGAAGGAGGTAGAAATCCTGGTAGCTTGCGATGTTGACAACCCCCTGTGCGGGCCCCGGGGCGCCTCGGCCGTCTACGGCCCCCAGAAAGGAGCCACGCCGGAGATGATTCCCCGCCTGGATGCCGCCCTGGCCCGCCTGGCGGATATCGTTGCCAGGGACCTGAAGGTGGATGTTAGAGAACTGCCCGGCGCCGGTGCCGCCGGAGGCCTGGGTGCCGGCCTGGTAGCCTTCCTGGGGGCCACCCTGCGCCGTGGTATTGAACTGGTCATAGAAGCTGTGAATCTTGACGGTATCCTGGCAGCCGGCGCCGACCTGGTCATCACCGGCGAAGGGGAAATCAACCGCCAGACGGCTTACGGGAAGGTTCCGGCCGGAGTGGCCGGTGTGGCCGCCAAATATGGTATCCCGGTAGTCGCCCTGGTGGGCTCCATCGGCGAAGGAGCCAGTGCCGTCTATGATCATGGCATCCAGGGTTTCATGAGTATTGTCCCCCGGCCGGTACCTTTGAGTTACTGCCTGGAGAATGCCGCCTCCCTGCTGGCCGATGCCGCCGAGCGCTTAATGCGCTTGCTAAGTATAAACATTAAAAAATGA
- a CDS encoding ABC transporter permease, with translation MNRVTNLALTMIMAALLISFAYFAYQGHRVLTLAGGTEVVTSISVLPYYAFRSFLRMLGAYLLSLIFTLTYGYKAGTDTRAERWLIPILDILQSVPILGFFPAAVYFFVSLFQGRLLGVELASIFLIFTSQAWNMTFGFYESLTTIPRDLLEATVAYRVTGWRRFRTLYLPAGIPKLVYNSIMSWAGGWYFLIAAEIIAIGPVEYSLPGLGSYLIRTTERGELGLTMVGLLTLVALITMMNIFIWRPLSTWAENFKYEFGSGGSNRLPSGLGYRLWWQAPGFREIRIGVIKGGAFLGRAVGNLGARLAPGPEKWQRWCRYLARVERLVAWGLALLLVYALVRGLLALGTLFLEPWQPQVFSIPAALLFSFFRLMAAYLLSLAWTLPVAIWIGHNERVYEFLTPVFEILASVPATALFPIIVFVLIGLTGGMNLAAILLVLTGMQWYLLFNLIAGVKSIPGDLKEAAAAFGLRGWGYLRRVVLPAMVPSLITGSITAWGGGWNALIVAEYVVYAGHTYTAFGIGSLLDMATYGSGSFQVIWSSLIAMMVTIVLMNRFFWRRLYEMAARRFKIEP, from the coding sequence GTGAACCGGGTAACTAACCTGGCCCTGACCATGATCATGGCCGCCCTTTTAATTTCCTTCGCATACTTTGCCTATCAGGGCCACAGGGTGCTAACCCTGGCGGGCGGGACGGAGGTCGTTACCAGTATAAGTGTACTGCCCTACTACGCGTTCCGGTCTTTCCTGAGGATGCTGGGGGCTTATTTATTATCCCTTATCTTTACCCTGACCTATGGCTATAAAGCCGGTACCGACACCAGGGCGGAACGCTGGCTCATCCCCATCCTGGATATCCTGCAGTCCGTGCCCATCCTGGGCTTCTTTCCGGCGGCGGTCTATTTTTTCGTCTCCCTTTTCCAGGGCCGGTTGCTGGGAGTTGAACTGGCTTCCATTTTCCTTATCTTCACCAGCCAGGCGTGGAATATGACCTTTGGCTTCTATGAGTCTCTCACCACCATTCCCCGTGATCTCCTGGAAGCCACTGTTGCCTACCGGGTAACCGGCTGGCGGCGTTTCCGCACCCTTTACCTGCCGGCCGGTATTCCCAAGCTGGTATATAACAGCATTATGTCCTGGGCCGGGGGCTGGTACTTTCTCATTGCCGCTGAGATTATTGCCATCGGCCCGGTTGAGTATTCCCTGCCGGGATTGGGCAGCTACCTCATACGGACGACAGAAAGGGGCGAGCTGGGCCTGACCATGGTCGGCCTCCTGACCCTGGTAGCTTTGATAACCATGATGAACATCTTTATCTGGCGTCCCCTGTCTACCTGGGCGGAAAACTTCAAATATGAGTTTGGCAGCGGCGGCAGCAACCGCCTGCCAAGTGGCTTGGGTTACCGCCTCTGGTGGCAGGCGCCCGGTTTCCGGGAGATCAGGATAGGGGTAATCAAGGGCGGGGCCTTCCTGGGCCGGGCGGTGGGTAACCTTGGTGCCCGTCTGGCCCCTGGGCCGGAGAAGTGGCAGCGGTGGTGCCGTTATCTCGCCCGGGTCGAGCGCCTGGTAGCCTGGGGGTTAGCCCTGTTGCTGGTCTATGCCCTTGTCCGGGGCCTGCTAGCTCTGGGCACCCTCTTCCTGGAACCGTGGCAGCCCCAGGTTTTCAGCATCCCGGCGGCTCTCCTGTTTTCCTTCTTTCGGTTGATGGCGGCCTACCTGTTATCCCTGGCCTGGACTCTGCCGGTGGCTATCTGGATCGGGCATAACGAGCGGGTCTACGAATTCCTGACACCTGTTTTTGAGATCCTGGCATCTGTCCCCGCCACGGCTCTATTTCCCATTATCGTGTTTGTCCTGATCGGTCTGACGGGGGGCATGAACCTGGCGGCCATCTTACTGGTACTGACGGGTATGCAGTGGTACCTGCTCTTTAACTTGATTGCCGGGGTGAAAAGCATCCCCGGTGACCTTAAGGAAGCGGCGGCGGCCTTTGGCCTGCGGGGGTGGGGGTACCTGCGCCGGGTAGTCCTGCCGGCCATGGTTCCCTCTCTGATTACGGGAAGCATCACCGCCTGGGGTGGCGGCTGGAACGCCCTGATAGTAGCCGAATATGTCGTTTACGCCGGGCACACCTATACGGCCTTCGGTATTGGCTCCCTGCTCGATATGGCCACCTATGGCAGCGGTAGTTTCCAGGTCATCTGGTCCAGTCTGATTGCCATGATGGTGACCATTGTTCTCATGAATCGCTTCTTCTGGCGGCGGCTGTATGAAATGGCCGCCCGAAGGTTTAAAATAGAACCCTGA
- a CDS encoding ABC transporter ATP-binding protein produces MALLEVNHVYKTYTDANRSLTVLDDISFSIAKGEFVCLVGPSGSGKSTLLRMVVGLIQPSRGEIFYRGQQVRGVMDKMAIVFQSFALMPWLTVMGNVALGLEAKGISRPEREALASKYIDKVGLDGFEEAYPRELSGGMKQRVGIARALTMEPELLCMDEPFSALDAFTAQNLREEVLDLWLDVTLPVKSVLMVTHGIEEAVFMADRIIVLSRRPARVLADVRVDLPRPRNMKDEAFARVTDKIYSLLF; encoded by the coding sequence ATGGCCTTGCTGGAAGTGAATCATGTCTATAAGACTTATACCGATGCCAACCGCTCGTTGACGGTCCTGGATGATATATCCTTTAGCATTGCCAAGGGAGAGTTTGTCTGCCTGGTAGGACCTTCGGGTTCCGGCAAGAGTACCCTCCTGCGAATGGTTGTAGGCCTGATCCAGCCCTCCCGGGGAGAGATATTTTACCGGGGGCAGCAGGTGAGGGGCGTCATGGATAAAATGGCCATTGTTTTCCAGTCCTTCGCCCTGATGCCCTGGCTGACGGTCATGGGCAACGTGGCCCTGGGGTTGGAGGCTAAGGGTATCTCCCGGCCGGAGAGGGAAGCCCTGGCCAGCAAATATATTGATAAAGTCGGCCTGGATGGTTTCGAAGAGGCCTACCCTCGGGAACTATCCGGCGGCATGAAACAGCGGGTGGGTATCGCCCGGGCCCTGACCATGGAACCGGAACTCCTCTGTATGGACGAACCCTTCTCCGCCCTGGACGCTTTTACGGCCCAGAACTTGCGGGAGGAGGTCCTGGACCTGTGGCTGGACGTCACCCTCCCGGTCAAGTCGGTCCTTATGGTTACCCACGGCATTGAGGAAGCCGTCTTTATGGCCGACAGGATAATCGTTCTCTCCCGGAGGCCGGCCCGGGTCCTGGCCGATGTCAGGGTGGACCTGCCCCGGCCGCGGAATATGAAGGACGAAGCCTTCGCCAGGGTAACGGATAAGATATATTCCCTGCTGTTCTAA
- the folB gene encoding dihydroneopterin aldolase, which yields MGQDKIILAGLEFYGFHGNHPAEQQLGQPFIVDLELYLDLEPAGRTDALEATVNYGQVYRLVQEIVTGRPYKLLEALAAAISDGILAGFPVDEVLVRVKKPRAPLPGSFDYAAVEIRRRRKE from the coding sequence TTGGGTCAGGATAAGATTATTTTAGCCGGGCTGGAGTTTTATGGCTTCCACGGCAACCATCCGGCAGAGCAGCAGTTGGGGCAGCCCTTTATTGTCGACCTCGAACTCTACCTGGACCTGGAACCTGCCGGGAGGACCGATGCTCTGGAAGCCACCGTCAACTACGGCCAGGTCTACCGCCTGGTGCAGGAAATAGTCACCGGCCGCCCCTATAAACTCCTGGAGGCCCTGGCCGCGGCCATCAGCGACGGCATTCTGGCCGGTTTCCCGGTGGACGAGGTCCTGGTGCGTGTAAAAAAACCCCGGGCACCACTGCCCGGGAGCTTTGACTACGCCGCCGTTGAGATCCGGCGCCGGAGAAAAGAATAG
- the folE gene encoding GTP cyclohydrolase I FolE → MDKEKIRQAVRMIIEAVGEDPDREGLRETPRRIADMYEEIFAGINRDPGEELTVVFDEHHEEMVLVKDIPLYSICEHHFLPFLGRAHVAYIPRGKITGLSKLARVVDIAARRPQVQERLTSQIADIIMEKLNPYGVVVVIEAEHLCMSMRGIKKPGSLTITSAVRGLFRRDQAARAEAMSLIQGR, encoded by the coding sequence ATGGATAAGGAAAAGATCCGCCAGGCGGTACGCATGATTATTGAAGCTGTCGGTGAGGACCCGGACCGGGAAGGCCTGCGGGAGACGCCCCGCCGTATAGCTGATATGTATGAGGAAATCTTTGCCGGTATTAACCGTGACCCCGGCGAGGAATTGACGGTTGTCTTCGACGAACACCACGAGGAAATGGTACTGGTAAAGGATATACCTCTCTATTCTATCTGCGAACACCACTTCCTACCCTTCCTGGGCAGGGCCCATGTAGCTTACATTCCCCGGGGTAAAATTACCGGTTTAAGCAAACTGGCCCGGGTAGTGGACATCGCCGCCCGCCGGCCCCAGGTCCAGGAGCGTTTAACCTCCCAGATAGCCGATATTATCATGGAAAAGTTAAATCCCTACGGCGTAGTCGTTGTCATTGAAGCCGAACACCTTTGCATGAGCATGCGCGGCATAAAAAAACCAGGCTCCCTGACCATTACCTCCGCCGTCCGGGGTCTTTTCCGCCGCGACCAGGCCGCCCGGGCGGAAGCTATGTCCCTTATCCAGGGTCGCTAA
- a CDS encoding Rpn family recombination-promoting nuclease/putative transposase encodes MPENAGQLRPPYHPHDKGYRQLLSDKRVFLELLKTFVRETWVEAIDEKDLILVNKSYVLQDFSEKEADIVYRLKTKDRNVIFYVLLELQSTVDYLIPFRLLLYMVEIWREIYTNTPQHERESKHFRLPPIIPAVLYNGAGSWTAALSFKEMLDSYQDFSGHLLDFHYLLFDVNRYSEEELIRAANLIAGVFLLDQKMRPEELVGRLQKLAGVLRRLTPDEFRHITSWLKNVVKPRMPEDFRKKVDRILDASNPWEVERMIYNLELTLEEMQQQALLKGLKEGEQKGKLEGKLEGKLEGKREVARNLLLLNVDIETIVKATGLTPDEIAVLKKQLEQ; translated from the coding sequence TTGCCGGAAAACGCAGGGCAGCTCCGGCCTCCCTACCACCCCCACGACAAGGGTTACAGGCAGCTTCTTTCCGACAAGAGAGTTTTCCTGGAATTGCTGAAAACCTTCGTCCGGGAAACCTGGGTAGAGGCTATCGACGAAAAAGATCTCATCCTGGTGAACAAATCCTACGTCCTCCAGGATTTCAGCGAGAAAGAAGCCGATATCGTTTACCGGCTTAAGACGAAAGATAGAAACGTCATCTTTTACGTCCTGCTGGAACTGCAGTCAACGGTAGACTACCTGATACCCTTCCGGCTGCTGCTCTATATGGTCGAGATCTGGCGGGAAATCTACACCAACACCCCGCAGCACGAGCGGGAGAGCAAGCATTTCCGCCTGCCGCCCATCATCCCGGCGGTGCTCTACAACGGGGCCGGATCCTGGACGGCGGCGCTCTCCTTCAAAGAAATGCTGGACAGTTACCAGGATTTCAGCGGGCATCTCCTGGACTTTCATTACCTGCTGTTTGATGTCAACCGTTACAGCGAAGAAGAGCTGATCAGAGCGGCAAACCTGATCGCCGGTGTCTTTCTCCTGGACCAAAAGATGCGGCCGGAAGAGCTGGTTGGACGGCTGCAGAAACTGGCGGGGGTCTTAAGGCGGCTCACGCCTGACGAGTTCCGCCATATCACCAGCTGGCTGAAGAACGTCGTCAAGCCCAGAATGCCCGAAGATTTTAGGAAAAAGGTTGACCGCATCCTGGACGCAAGCAATCCGTGGGAGGTGGAACGGATGATTTATAACCTGGAATTAACCCTGGAAGAGATGCAACAGCAGGCTTTGTTAAAAGGCTTAAAAGAAGGCGAACAGAAGGGGAAATTGGAAGGGAAATTGGAAGGAAAATTGGAGGGCAAACGAGAAGTAGCTCGAAACCTGCTACTGCTCAACGTCGATATAGAGACCATTGTTAAAGCTACGGGGCTTACTCCGGACGAGATCGCCGTGTTGAAGAAACAGCTGGAACAGTGA
- a CDS encoding 2-oxoisovalerate dehydrogenase, with amino-acid sequence MDKEIIFLVEEAPEGGYTARALGHSIFTEGEALDEIRSNVRDAVRCYFGDKDMPRVIRLHIMKDEVIAV; translated from the coding sequence TTGGACAAGGAGATAATTTTCTTAGTCGAGGAAGCCCCGGAAGGCGGCTATACGGCACGCGCCCTCGGCCACTCCATATTCACGGAGGGCGAGGCCCTGGACGAAATAAGGAGCAACGTCCGTGACGCGGTCCGCTGCTACTTCGGGGACAAGGACATGCCGCGGGTGATCCGGTTGCACATCATGAAAGACGAGGTTATCGCGGTGTGA
- a CDS encoding type II toxin-antitoxin system HicA family toxin → MRLPRDVSGEELAELLARYGYHITRQTGSHLRLTTTLRGEHHITVPLHSPLKIGTLSGILADVADHMQISKETLVKELFHKR, encoded by the coding sequence GTGAGATTGCCCAGGGACGTGAGCGGGGAAGAATTGGCCGAACTCTTGGCGAGGTACGGGTACCACATAACTAGACAGACAGGGAGCCACCTCCGCCTCACCACGACACTAAGAGGAGAGCACCACATTACCGTGCCGCTGCACAGCCCCCTAAAAATCGGAACGCTAAGTGGCATCTTGGCCGATGTGGCCGATCACATGCAAATTTCCAAAGAAACTTTGGTCAAGGAACTTTTCCACAAGCGGTAA
- a CDS encoding tyrosine-type recombinase/integrase — MLLYWSKQTLVFTTRTGKPLNLNNCLKLFRQAAPKSGLKAITFHDLRNTHATILLRQGINPKRGNESCSKICYNKIK; from the coding sequence CTGCTTTTATACTGGTCGAAACAAACCCTAGTATTCACGACCAGGACGGGCAAACCGCTAAATCTTAATAATTGCCTGAAGCTGTTTCGCCAGGCTGCCCCAAAGTCAGGTTTAAAAGCAATCACTTTCCATGATCTTCGCAACACCCATGCTACAATCCTTCTACGCCAGGGCATAAATCCAAAAAGGGGTAATGAATCCTGTTCTAAGATCTGTTATAATAAGATAAAATAG
- a CDS encoding AAA-associated domain-containing protein: protein MDVGPLPQVGIGMVVGLLEMLEDARGREDIFKLAGSLSMELDDIGPVIEAARVLGFIETTNGDITLTRLGSKLLNADINERKDIIAARLQELPAFKEVLQLIKSGRGRQVRREQVVRRFARRMSDEDAEVLFKTVVDWGRFAEIIGYDTKGEVLYLDEGA from the coding sequence GTGGATGTTGGACCTCTACCCCAGGTTGGGATAGGGATGGTCGTTGGCCTGCTGGAAATGCTGGAGGATGCCCGGGGGAGGGAAGATATCTTTAAACTGGCCGGTAGTCTTTCCATGGAACTGGATGATATCGGCCCGGTAATCGAGGCAGCCAGGGTACTGGGGTTTATTGAAACAACTAATGGTGATATAACCCTTACCAGGCTTGGCAGTAAGCTCCTGAATGCCGATATAAATGAGCGTAAAGATATAATCGCCGCCAGGCTGCAGGAATTACCGGCTTTTAAAGAAGTCTTACAGCTGATTAAATCCGGCCGCGGCCGGCAGGTACGGCGGGAGCAGGTTGTACGGCGCTTTGCCCGCAGAATGTCTGACGAGGACGCCGAGGTACTCTTTAAAACCGTTGTTGACTGGGGTCGCTTTGCTGAAATCATCGGTTACGATACCAAGGGAGAAGTTTTATATCTCGACGAGGGAGCATAG
- a CDS encoding RusA family crossover junction endodeoxyribonuclease, whose protein sequence is MFTRNLQRWQLRAAGFFCVTAAEEEEVEPLCLPVSLVLSFATHPPGDLDNYIKSLADSLNGIAWLDDRQVARMEVEKVVVVEGDERAEVEVAPWKARF, encoded by the coding sequence TTGTTCACCCGCAACCTCCAACGCTGGCAGTTACGAGCTGCCGGCTTTTTTTGTGTCACCGCTGCCGAAGAGGAAGAAGTTGAGCCGCTCTGCCTCCCGGTGTCGCTGGTGCTCTCCTTCGCCACCCACCCGCCCGGCGACCTGGACAATTACATCAAGTCCCTGGCCGACAGTTTGAACGGCATCGCATGGCTTGACGACCGCCAGGTAGCTCGCATGGAAGTCGAAAAAGTAGTGGTAGTAGAGGGCGACGAGCGGGCTGAGGTGGAGGTGGCCCCCTGGAAGGCCAGGTTTTGA
- a CDS encoding nucleotidyltransferase family protein, with the protein MGTRTDELAAYYAKKYPLTFTDDFSKTDPSLTERYKEAWQVATRAAAILKERYGAQKVVAFGSLVDRSRFTRWSDVDLAAWGIPYDRFYAAVGAVTGLSEKFKVDLVDPEDCRESLHRAIESEGVEL; encoded by the coding sequence ATGGGTACCCGAACTGATGAACTGGCTGCTTATTATGCGAAAAAATACCCTTTGACTTTTACCGACGATTTTTCAAAAACTGACCCCTCCCTAACCGAGCGTTATAAAGAAGCCTGGCAGGTTGCTACCAGAGCTGCGGCTATCTTAAAAGAGCGATATGGTGCCCAAAAAGTGGTGGCCTTCGGCTCCTTGGTTGATCGCTCCCGCTTTACACGCTGGTCCGATGTTGATTTGGCGGCGTGGGGCATCCCATACGACCGGTTCTACGCCGCAGTGGGGGCGGTGACGGGTCTTAGTGAAAAGTTTAAAGTTGACCTGGTTGACCCGGAAGACTGCCGCGAATCTTTACACAGGGCTATTGAAAGCGAAGGGGTCGAGCTATGA
- a CDS encoding IclR family transcriptional regulator → MSQVEGHVQSLEKALKILEALAAAGEGIGLSELSRRLNLNKSTVYRMLSTLKAYGYVDQEETTEKYVLGLKILDLSGSLLERLDVRAVAHPYLKELADATQEVAHMVIRDGAEAVYIDKVEGNRTIRMHSQIGRRVALHSTAVGKAILAFLPEQEVVKIATDRGLPRFTPRTITTMASLQAELARVREQGYSVDDGENEEGIRCVGAPIFDHSGQVVAALSVSGLTISVTPERVPELGKMVGHAGQEISRQLGFKPATAERSFPSRLL, encoded by the coding sequence TTGTCCCAAGTTGAAGGTCATGTCCAGTCGCTGGAGAAGGCCCTCAAAATATTAGAAGCTCTGGCGGCGGCCGGAGAGGGAATAGGTTTAAGCGAGCTCAGCCGCCGGCTGAACCTAAATAAAAGCACCGTTTACCGCATGCTTTCCACTTTGAAGGCTTACGGTTACGTTGACCAGGAGGAGACCACGGAAAAATATGTCCTTGGCTTGAAAATCCTGGATCTAAGTGGCAGCCTATTAGAAAGGCTTGACGTCCGGGCCGTTGCTCACCCCTACCTCAAGGAACTGGCTGACGCGACCCAGGAAGTAGCCCATATGGTTATCAGGGATGGTGCCGAAGCTGTTTATATTGACAAGGTGGAGGGTAACCGCACCATTCGCATGCACTCCCAGATCGGTCGCCGGGTGGCTCTTCACTCTACTGCCGTGGGTAAAGCCATCCTTGCCTTCCTGCCGGAGCAAGAGGTAGTAAAGATTGCCACCGACCGGGGTTTGCCCCGCTTTACACCGCGAACCATTACTACTATGGCATCTTTACAGGCCGAACTGGCCCGGGTAAGGGAACAGGGATATTCAGTGGACGATGGCGAAAATGAAGAAGGAATTCGTTGTGTCGGTGCACCCATCTTTGATCATAGCGGCCAGGTAGTAGCTGCTTTAAGCGTTTCCGGCCTAACTATAAGCGTTACACCGGAAAGGGTACCAGAGCTGGGAAAAATGGTCGGCCACGCCGGGCAGGAGATATCCCGGCAACTGGGTTTTAAACCGGCGACCGCGGAGCGCTCTTTTCCTAGTCGGCTTCTTTGA